In Alnus glutinosa chromosome 7, dhAlnGlut1.1, whole genome shotgun sequence, the sequence TAGAACTTAGAGAGAATTGGCAATAGCAATCATATGGTTTTACAATGTACCTCGATCCATTTTGCAAGTTTAGGCCTTCCTTCTGTGATATCATACTTCGACACATCCGATAAGAAGATTTGGAATCTTTCAACAAATGGAATGTAAGCTATGTCCACCTGAAGATCATCACAGACACAGAATTCAATCACATATCAATGGGGGGAACACTAGAATCAAGGAAAATACTGCTCTATAACCATATTATCCGTTTCCCCTTTCCACTTTCCACATGTAAATCAACATGATCATTTTCTGTAGTATAATACTAAAATACACAATCTTTAAATGTTTGAAGGGAAAGTACCTATGTCCAACGTCAAGAAAAAGTATACAGTTCggcacttcaaaaaaaaaaaaaaaacacataatcgAGAATTCAACTTACCGCACTGAATTGGCCTAGGAAGAATGGCCCATCATCGAACTTATGAAGAGCCTTTTCTAAGTGATCAAAAGCAGGACCTGATGCAAGTTCAAGGCATTAGTCGACCCAGTTTCTCCACAAAATGCTATTCCTAAAGGCAGCAAGTTCAAAATCTTACCAGCTTCTTTTACTGTGTCTCCTTTGAATGATGTAAACACTGTCCTGTTGAAGGTGTCAGTGTAGGCTATCAACTCTTCAGCAAACTCTTTTTTCGCAGGATCCTACGATATTTTCCAGCATTTCTTTAGTCAAATTCTACTataaacagaaacagaaacagaacaAGAGAGCCGTTCTTGAACAAGGGCACAAATAAACCACGTAAATCTTACATTGGGCAAAAGAGAAGGCCCCTCAAAGTTGCTGTCTACATATTTGATTAAATCAAGACTCTCCCCAATGACTTTGCCATTGTGTTCCAATGATGGCACCTGATAATATGGAGAACGTGTTAATCAGTCAATAAAATCAAGAAGCTTAATCGAGTATGCAATAGagatcacccaaaaaaaaaaaaaaaatcaacccagGCATGTCTTCTCCAAAATCATCACCTTGTTTTCGGGGTAGACTTTTTCCTTGTACCAAGCAGGCCTGTTTTGGAGGTTAATTGGAACTAATTTAATCTTGTCTTGTAATCCCTGCACCAAAAAATATTCAGCaacataaatattaagtaaaaaacagaaaagacaCCAAGAAAAGGACAAATGATCCCTAAAGGAGCAAAGGGTCTGTCTCTTAATACAAATTAGgagtaagaaagaaaaagccGTGTCAGATAACTTGAGCACAAAAAAGTGAAGTCTACAGACAAtttaagaaatgaaaacaaagagCACAAGGTGAGGAAAACAACCTTATAATTCCTGGTAATCCACACACGCTGTGCAAATGGGCATGTGTAAGAGATGTACAACCTTCGAAAaacacaaacaaccaaaaagtCCAAGTTGATTTTTTAGCACACGGGATAAAAACTATATAAATCCCAAACAAACACGAGTAAGGACAGTGTatggacaaaaacaaaaacatgcagcaacaaaaaaaaaaaaaaaaaagacgattAGGAGAGCAGACTGACCTCGTAGTTCCATCAAAGAGAGGAGGTGGGTTGGAAGTGGCATCCAATGGTGGGGGAAGATGCTCTTTCACGCTCCTGTACAACCCAGAAAAGTTAAGTAAACAATCTTACAGATTTTGAAAAGAATGCACAAATCCAGAGACCCCAAATCGAAAACCCAATTGAGAAGATGGATAATTTCGAAtccattcatccaaaaaaaaaacaaaagatggaAAATTTCGAATTCCTAAGCACTTACGTAGCGGCCATTGAtgatggtggtggtgatggtggTGTCGAGAGAGTTCCAAGATTCAGTTTTGTTCGTACTTTCTATTCTGATGCGCAATGGCGTCTAGGTTCATGGGGCTCCCCTTTATAGCAGTTACGACCCTGTGAAGTCGCGAGCAGTGACGAAATGTCACTGCTAGGTGGGTAGGTGGGCTGTCTAGGTTCATGGGGCTCCCCATCATCCCAGAATTTTGTGGCCGATTGATAGATAGCAACGATAAATGGGAGTTTTTATGAGACCAATTCATCCAACAATAAATGggaatttttaatattttataaggCCAATTCATCCAAACAGTTGTCGGACGTAGCCGGATCATTTTCGCTCGAATTATtagttgaaatttgaaaaaatatttgagaagctaattgtgaaaaatatttataaaatttatttgactaaataaaaattaagctgtCTAATTACTTATTTGGTTAGGTAGGTaatataagtggtctctcacaatcatctgcacaaatttcttcaaattcaaacaaataatttaaaaagatcaTAATTCGACATTGTCCCGATAAAAACTTTCTTTACATCTGTTGCATGAATTACCAACAACTCAACAAGTAATTTCAAAAGTAAATTATTTGGATTCTAATCCAATCTTTAGATCCTGTGAATGATAGATGTtccatattatttaaaataatgaagGAAAAAGTTCACATGTTTCTCAAAAACTATTATCGAAATAATAATGTTTtctccaaaatattaaaatttgacAATGTTCTagataacaaaaatatcctaaatgaaataaatattaaaaaaatactatttaaaaaaaaaaaaaaactaggggtgaccaattttaaaattaaaaaaataaaaagatttgtttaaaaaaaattattttttaaatttatatgaataTTTCTTTCTTATTGAAAAATCTGTAGGGtcacttttgtattttttctaaCATTGGGGGCATTGGcaatttttttatagtttatagGGAACATTGTCATTAGGTAccatcttttttatattttatttatcctttaaaataacgtaatttttaaaattattattaaatttgaaataaactattattaaattatgatcatattataatttaaaattacgtCATATCTGGCATCACTCTACGGACTACGGTAAAATTGGAAAAGTCTGGTTCATGATAAAGTTGACTGCTCTTATTTGTATCCGTAGGTTTGGTTAATAAGGTTTGAATCCAACGGTGACAGGCCACATGGCTAAAGCCTGACCTCTTATTCAAAAAGGAACGTGCATATTCACAaaagtcataattttttttaaaaaaaaaaaaaaattaaaaaaggaataTTTTTCATCTAATATAATAATTCTGTAAATCTCACGTTATCTGATTTCATTCCTTGCGTCACGAGATAATAGGGCCGGCTCTATAGTATaggcagaattttttttttatttttttttcgggtGTCTAAAGTATTCAGTTTAATAAAGTCCtcaattaataaatattaataaagaattatttcataaaaaaaaaaaaatctaaagcgTTCACTATcgttaatattctttaattaagatATCAaatcatgataaaaaaaataattaaaaaacattacTATCATTCTgttttcttaaaaacttaaattttcaacGTCTCATTTTTTGGAAGGCTACGCtcagaaagttttttttttttttttttttttaagagaatagaAAAAGGAGAAATGAGATAAAGTCACAAATCGAAAGTAAATTAAGAGGAAACAACGCTCAAAAAGTTGTTCCGGCATTGGACATGGGGTTATGAATAATTTCGGGAGTCTTATTACGAATGCAAAAGAAATCctacatggttttttttttgttgggataTCAGTCATGTACGGAGATAATAGGGCCGGTGGGTAGTCActcctttgttttatttttttatatttttttgaaaaaacaaatatttatatttttttttattgtaatggaaaTGTGTCGACTTTTTATTGGGTATGAAGTAATTGACTAACGGAATTTATTAATCTAGTTGATGGAAAATTGGTCCaatgagtgattcgtaattattatTTACCACTATGACTttttatgaactttttgaactacatggagtgaaaaataattatcgCCAATCCCAGAGACCAACGAtgtaattatttcattttttttattatctcaaaacaatgtgacttttaaaatcatcattaaatttgaaataaattactattaaattttaatcatattataattttaaaaattatgtaaaaataaaaaattggaaaaagtcTAGTTCATGATAAAGTTGACTGCTCTTATTTGTATTTTGGTTAATACTGATTGAATTCAAGTACCCAATGGTGACGGGCCAGATGGCTAAAGCCTGACTTCTTATTCAAGGAACATGCatatttagaaagaaaaatgttaaatatacAACATCaacacaacaactgcacaacaacccttcacatgtAGGTGGGTCTTACACACTGGGGCCCGGAAAATAATCAAAACACACACaatgcacaacaatgacacaatatcAAGGCACATTGGAGTGGGGCCCACACATTAGGTTCCACCCCAATGTTCCTTGGtgttgtaccattgttgtgcacaaagagtgcaaggatcactcccccagggcccaccctcatgtgaggggttgttgtgcagttgttgtgatggtgtagtgtaagaatcaaatccctataaCACTTGGGCTTAGCTGGCAACAATAAGTTATTCTATAAAAGCCTAAAATCTTTCTTGTATTGGACCTTCAGAGAATTGTAATATCAAGTTTAGGTCTAATATTCTATGGGTAGATTGCTTAGAAGTAGACCAGAGGCCAGCCAATCCTCGAAATTAACCTATCTTGTAATCGTTTGTCTCATCCAATACAATCATTCAGTATATTTCTCAATTCATTTCTTAAACACTTCTACCATTTTCCATTATCCAccataaaaaatatatagaaaaacacaaaagatcTACAGTAATGAAGACTTATttcaattaataaatattaatgaagacttatttcataaaaaatatatatatatatatatatgtaaggcCTTCACTATcattaatattctttaattaagatctaaaaatatgattaaaaaattaattaattaaaaaagacattactatcattttattttcttaaaaacttaaaaatttccAACATCTCATTCTTAAAACAAGTCATAATTTTAGAAAGGAACAAGGAAAATGGCAGtctaatattatataataattctGTAAATCTCGCGTTATCAGATTTCATTCATTGCCTCACGGGATATGTGCAAGAATTGGTCCATTTTTATGGGTTGAAAATTCACACGACGGAAAATGATTGGAGTCTTGTCCGAGGctttttgcctttatataatattataatttcaagccgttgatgatttaacatgatgatATTGCCACACTGCagaatcggaatttctctatcTATGCATTTTCCTTGTTCTATATGAGCTAAATTTCTAAtctgcaacttttttttttactccacCGCGGCCACCCCGACTCCTggtggccacccccggccctaaggggtggctgccctttttaaaaaaataataataataaagaataaaaattagttctttttttgtttttaaattttttttaattttttaattaaaaaatacacatCACAGGAATATTATAAgcatatttttacaaaattgacatttttaaaatgttttggtagtttgagatgATAGAGTCCAAGCGTTGGTAGTCCGTAGAGTTACTTGCAAAACGACTGACAGTTTAAGGGACtataaaaactataattttctcattttattatctttatcattaattaattatcttgaCTAGCCGTTGTTGAGTCATACAAGTGATAAgatacacacacaaaaaaaaatagtttacttTTATTACATTTCTTGCTTGGCCGGTTCCCCCAAGAAATCTTTCTTTGACTTGGAGAACCCTAAGTAAGGAAAAATATGGTGATTTTGTTCCTTGCTTGCTTCCTTTTCTTTACAACACCTACACCCCTTCTTTCGGTGCGTGGTTTTCACACTCATGGaatcatcaatatatatatacacactaattaaataaatcattttccatctTTTAAAGCCTCTTTATAATTTATGTAGTACTATATATGtttaacaaaatagaaaagatgtaTTATTAAATAAGACGAGCTGCTACTTTTTCCTTCCATGAATTCAGCATCTCTGACAAATttggatgagagagagagaaaaggagcaccaaaatccatatatatatatatatatatatatatatatatatatataaggagacTTTTATTCcgagaaaattaaataaaaaaagaacgaaaaaatgGAGGGTGAGAGGAAAGCGCTTAAAAGGAGAGTGGGTCAAGggcatataaaattaaattgtatTGA encodes:
- the LOC133874254 gene encoding glutathione S-transferase L3-like, encoding MAATSVKEHLPPPLDATSNPPPLFDGTTRLYISYTCPFAQRVWITRNYKGLQDKIKLVPINLQNRPAWYKEKVYPENKVPSLEHNGKVIGESLDLIKYVDSNFEGPSLLPNDPAKKEFAEELIAYTDTFNRTVFTSFKGDTVKEAGPAFDHLEKALHKFDDGPFFLGQFSAVDIAYIPFVERFQIFLSDVSKYDITEGRPKLAKWIEEINKIDAYKPTKTDPKELVEFYKARFTAQQ